The DNA sequence AAAAAGCAAAGATATTTGAGCAAAATTTTTCCCTATTGCGGGCCAATAAGTTTTTATATGCGGTATGTTGTCAAGGTATATTCTCGCAATGGCAAATGTTTTCAAATCTTCTATTGTTGAAGATTCTTTTACATTGCTCATACTATTGTTTTTATTTCTGAATTTCAAAGGAATAAAAGCATTAAACCCCTTGGTTTCATCTTGCAATTCGCGAATTAAGGACATGTGCTTTATTCTTTGCAAGCGATTTTCTATATGTCCAAAAAGCATAGTAGCATTGCTTTGCAAGCCTTCTAAGTGTGCAAGCCTATGAATTTCTAACCATGTTTTTGCAGAAGGTTTTTCCGGACTTATTTTTTCTCTAATTTCATCATCAAAAATCTCTGCTCCGCCGCCCGGCAAGGAAGAAAGCCCTGATTGTTTTAAAATTTTTAATCCTTCTTTTATTGATAAATTATCAATTTTACACATGTGATCAATTTCAGTTGCAGTAAAAGCTTTGATGTGCAATTGTGGAAATTTTTGCTTTATTTTTTGCAGCAGATTTGCAAAAAAATTAATTCCCCATTCTGGATGTACGCCGCCTGTAATGTGAACTTCTGTAATTTTATTTGCAAAACCACTTATTTTTTCAATAATTTCGTTTTGTGTAAGAACATATCCGTCGGCATTGTTTTTTGCTCTATAGCTGCAAAATCTGCAATTATAAATGCAAAAATTTGTAGGTTCTATATGTAAATTTTTATTGTAAAAAACATTTAAGTCCGATGCTTCCTTTTTTCTCAATGTCGCTAATGTTGACAGTTGGCTCATCTCAAAAGAATAAAGCGTTAAAGCTTCTTCTTCAGAAATTCGCAAACCATCTATTATTTTATTTGTTAAAATGTCTTTTAAATCGCTCATTCAGCAGAATTTAGATTCTCAATTTCATTTTTTTCTATTGTGTCGCTTAGTAAAGGTAAAACAACATGTGCAACTTTTAGTATTGGCTTGTATAGCAGGCTGTTATCTCTACTGCTTTTAGGAACAAACACGCCTTTTGGGTCGGAAATGCTTATAAAGTTAAATATGATGCTCAAAATAAAAATATATTTCAAGCAAGCAAAGGCAGAGCCTAAGAGACGATTAACTATGCCAATGTCCATGTTTTTTATAAATCTTTCCAAAGCGTGAGCAAAGAGAAAAACCAATGCCAAAGTGCATAAAAAAACTATTACGAATGCAATTAGCTGTGTTTGCTGCTCATTTGTGTTTATAAAATCAGAAATATATGCTCCAACCCATTTACTGAAATAGAAACTAGTCAAAACTCCTAATACTAATGCGGCAATTTGTGCAATTTCAGAAATAAATCCTTTTGAAAAGCCCTTGTAAACGCCCCAAGCAATAGGTATTAAAGCAATAATATCAATTAAATTCACTTTTTATTTTTTAAATTTCGAGTAAGTTCGGAAGAAAAGATAAAACTGTTTAATTCTTCATTATCAGAATTTAAAATTTCTTTATTTGTTCCTTGCCACCACAAAACACCTTTGTTTATAAAAGCGATGCTGTCTCCCATTTCGATAACAGAGTTCATATCGTGAGTGTTAATCACAGTTGTCATGTTAAATTCTTCTGTAAGCTCCTTTATAAGCTGGTCTATGAGTATAGATGTTTTGGGATCTAGTCCAGAATTGGGTTCGTCGCAAAAAAGATATTTTGGATTCATCACAATAGCTCTTGCAATGGCAACACGTTTTTTCATTCCTCCACTTATTTCAGATGGCATAAGTTTTCCCGCATGGTCTAAGGCAACGCG is a window from the Bacteroidales bacterium genome containing:
- a CDS encoding CofH family radical SAM protein — protein: MSDLKDILTNKIIDGLRISEEEALTLYSFEMSQLSTLATLRKKEASDLNVFYNKNLHIEPTNFCIYNCRFCSYRAKNNADGYVLTQNEIIEKISGFANKITEVHITGGVHPEWGINFFANLLQKIKQKFPQLHIKAFTATEIDHMCKIDNLSIKEGLKILKQSGLSSLPGGGAEIFDDEIREKISPEKPSAKTWLEIHRLAHLEGLQSNATMLFGHIENRLQRIKHMSLIRELQDETKGFNAFIPLKFRNKNNSMSNVKESSTIEDLKTFAIARIYLDNIPHIKTYWPAIGKNFAQISLLFGVDDLDGTINDSTTIYMRAGSAEIPSISVDELQNLILKSGFIPKERDSLYNPI
- a CDS encoding CvpA family protein yields the protein MNLIDIIALIPIAWGVYKGFSKGFISEIAQIAALVLGVLTSFYFSKWVGAYISDFINTNEQQTQLIAFVIVFLCTLALVFLFAHALERFIKNMDIGIVNRLLGSAFACLKYIFILSIIFNFISISDPKGVFVPKSSRDNSLLYKPILKVAHVVLPLLSDTIEKNEIENLNSAE
- a CDS encoding ATP-binding cassette domain-containing protein, coding for MIEVENINKSFDKKQILKNISVVFKPGINNLIIGQSGSGKTVFLKCLLGLHKVDSGNIFFDGRNFTNMKESEQKNIRKEIGTVFQGGALFDSMSVIENVMFPLNMFTEMSLSEKKDRVNFCLKRVALDHAGKLMPSEISGGMKKRVAIARAIVMNPKYLFCDEPNSGLDPKTSILIDQLIKELTEEFNMTTVINTHDMNSVIEMGDSIAFINKGVLWWQGTNKEILNSDNEELNSFIFSSELTRNLKNKK